One region of Limnospira fusiformis SAG 85.79 genomic DNA includes:
- a CDS encoding DUF1622 domain-containing protein, with product MMLNGLATELSGIVVSLNGILTGFCQLLALFVIAIGVTRALVIFIKDALFKGQATEAFQRGRLVMGYSFSLALSFLIGATILKTMISSRWDDIARLAAIIAVRTVLNYLLLQAISKATPEVEQISTPAET from the coding sequence ATGATGTTAAACGGTCTAGCCACTGAACTTTCAGGCATTGTAGTTTCCTTGAATGGAATTTTAACAGGATTTTGTCAACTGTTGGCACTGTTTGTAATTGCCATTGGCGTGACCCGTGCTTTAGTGATTTTTATTAAAGATGCCTTATTTAAAGGTCAGGCTACCGAAGCCTTTCAACGAGGCCGTTTAGTCATGGGTTATTCATTTTCCCTAGCCCTCAGTTTTTTAATTGGAGCCACTATTTTAAAAACCATGATTTCTAGCCGTTGGGATGATATCGCCCGGTTAGCTGCTATTATTGCCGTGCGAACTGTCCTAAATTATCTACTACTTCAGGCAATTAGCAAGGCAACTCCAGAAGTTGAACAAATTAGCACTCCCGCCGAAACTTAA